Proteins encoded within one genomic window of Trichomycterus rosablanca isolate fTriRos1 chromosome 7, fTriRos1.hap1, whole genome shotgun sequence:
- the wrap73 gene encoding WD repeat-containing protein WRAP73 isoform X3 has translation MNFSEVFKQTNQLCKVSPDGNYLATCVQYRLVVRDVNTLQILQLYTCLDQVSHMEWSSDSLFILCAMYKRGLVQVWSLEQPDWHCKIDEGSIGLVASRWSPDGRHILNTTEFTLRITVWSLCNKSVSYIKYPKACQKGMDFSTDGRYMALAERRDCKDYISIFVCDDWHLLRHFETETQDLAGVEWSPNGCALAVWDSCLEMLLYSLDGRLLSTYSAYEWALGIKSVTWCPTSQFLAIGSYDEKVRILNHITWKKLIELEHPATIANSKAVVYREVENKPVIGAEDLSIHNITMGSSLFNTQSKYEIAQLPVQLPVVRPDPDRANPKIGISAVAFSTDNRYLATKNDSMAQCVWLWDMQKLSLQAVLEHTAPVRCFVWDPRRSRLALCTGNNKLYLWSPAGCVAVKVAVKGDIQVQSLFWHCSGESLILLGKDQMCVCYMATDEKIG, from the exons ATGAATTTCTCCGAGGTGTTCAAGCAGACCAACCAGCTGTGCAAAGTCTCTCCTGATGGAAATTATTTG GCCACCTGTGTTCAGTATCGCCTGGTAGTGCGGGATGTCAACACTCTGCAGATCCTGCAGCTTTACACCTGTCTGGATCAGGTGTCCCACATGGAGTGGTCTTCAGACTCACTTTTCATTCTCTGTGCCATGTACAAACGAGGGCTGGTCCAG GTGTGGTCTCTGGAGCAACCAGACTGGCACTGTAAGATAGACGAGGGCTCGATCGGACTAGTCGCCTCACGATGGAGTCCAGACGGACGTCACATTCTCAACACAACAGAGTTTACC TTAAGAATCACCGTCTGGTCTCTTTGCAACAAATCTGTGTCCTATATCAAGTACCCTAAAGCCTGCCAGAAAG GGATGGACTTTAGTACGGATGGACGCTACATGGCTCTGGCTGAGAGACGAGACTGCAAAGATTATATTAGCATATTTGTCTGTGACGACTGGCATCTTCTGAGG CATTTTGAGACAGAAACTCAAGACTTAGCGGGAGTGGAGTGGTCCCCTAATGGCTGTGCGCTTGCCGTATGGGACTCCTGTCTTGAG ATGCTGTTGTATTCCCTGGATGGGCGTCTGCTGTCTACCTACAGTGCTTATGAATGGGCACTAGGTATCAAATCTGTCACCTGGTGTCCCACTAGTCAATTTCTGGCCATTGGTAGCTACGATGAAAAG GTTCGGATCCTCAACCACATCACCTGGAAGAAACTTATTGAATTGGAGCATCCAGCCACTATCGCCAACTCCAAAGCT GTGGTGTACAGGGAGGTGGAGAACAAGCCAGTCATTGGTGCTGAGGATTTGTCCATTCATAATATTACCATGGGAAGTTCACTATTCAACACACAGAGCAAAT ATGAGATCGCTCAACTGCCTGTCCAGCTGCCAGTGGTAAGGCCTGACCCAGATCGTGCCAACCCTAAAATCGGAATCTCTGCAGTTGCTTTCAGTACAGACAATCGCTACCTTGCAACAAAAAATG ACAGCATGGCGCAGTGTGTTTGGCTGTGGGATATGCAGAAGCTGAGTCTGCAGGCCGTACTGGAGCACACCGCACCTGTCCGCTGCTTCGTCTGGGACCCACGCCGGTCACGTCTGGCGCTCTGCACCGGAAACAACAAGCTCTATCTGTGGTCCCCCGCCGGCTGTGTGGCTGTGAAGGTGGCTGTTAAAG GTGATATACAGGTCCAGTCTCTGTTCTGGCACTGCAGTGGTGAATCTCTGATCCTGTTGGGGAAGGACCAGATGTGTGTCTGCTACATGGCCACAGATGAGAA
- the wrap73 gene encoding WD repeat-containing protein WRAP73 isoform X1, producing MNFSEVFKQTNQLCKVSPDGNYLATCVQYRLVVRDVNTLQILQLYTCLDQVSHMEWSSDSLFILCAMYKRGLVQVWSLEQPDWHCKIDEGSIGLVASRWSPDGRHILNTTEFTLRITVWSLCNKSVSYIKYPKACQKGMDFSTDGRYMALAERRDCKDYISIFVCDDWHLLRHFETETQDLAGVEWSPNGCALAVWDSCLEYKMLLYSLDGRLLSTYSAYEWALGIKSVTWCPTSQFLAIGSYDEKVRILNHITWKKLIELEHPATIANSKAVVYREVENKPVIGAEDLSIHNITMGSSLFNTQSKYEIAQLPVQLPVVRPDPDRANPKIGISAVAFSTDNRYLATKNDSMAQCVWLWDMQKLSLQAVLEHTAPVRCFVWDPRRSRLALCTGNNKLYLWSPAGCVAVKVAVKGDIQVQSLFWHCSGESLILLGKDQMCVCYMATDEKIG from the exons ATGAATTTCTCCGAGGTGTTCAAGCAGACCAACCAGCTGTGCAAAGTCTCTCCTGATGGAAATTATTTG GCCACCTGTGTTCAGTATCGCCTGGTAGTGCGGGATGTCAACACTCTGCAGATCCTGCAGCTTTACACCTGTCTGGATCAGGTGTCCCACATGGAGTGGTCTTCAGACTCACTTTTCATTCTCTGTGCCATGTACAAACGAGGGCTGGTCCAG GTGTGGTCTCTGGAGCAACCAGACTGGCACTGTAAGATAGACGAGGGCTCGATCGGACTAGTCGCCTCACGATGGAGTCCAGACGGACGTCACATTCTCAACACAACAGAGTTTACC TTAAGAATCACCGTCTGGTCTCTTTGCAACAAATCTGTGTCCTATATCAAGTACCCTAAAGCCTGCCAGAAAG GGATGGACTTTAGTACGGATGGACGCTACATGGCTCTGGCTGAGAGACGAGACTGCAAAGATTATATTAGCATATTTGTCTGTGACGACTGGCATCTTCTGAGG CATTTTGAGACAGAAACTCAAGACTTAGCGGGAGTGGAGTGGTCCCCTAATGGCTGTGCGCTTGCCGTATGGGACTCCTGTCTTGAG TACAAGATGCTGTTGTATTCCCTGGATGGGCGTCTGCTGTCTACCTACAGTGCTTATGAATGGGCACTAGGTATCAAATCTGTCACCTGGTGTCCCACTAGTCAATTTCTGGCCATTGGTAGCTACGATGAAAAG GTTCGGATCCTCAACCACATCACCTGGAAGAAACTTATTGAATTGGAGCATCCAGCCACTATCGCCAACTCCAAAGCT GTGGTGTACAGGGAGGTGGAGAACAAGCCAGTCATTGGTGCTGAGGATTTGTCCATTCATAATATTACCATGGGAAGTTCACTATTCAACACACAGAGCAAAT ATGAGATCGCTCAACTGCCTGTCCAGCTGCCAGTGGTAAGGCCTGACCCAGATCGTGCCAACCCTAAAATCGGAATCTCTGCAGTTGCTTTCAGTACAGACAATCGCTACCTTGCAACAAAAAATG ACAGCATGGCGCAGTGTGTTTGGCTGTGGGATATGCAGAAGCTGAGTCTGCAGGCCGTACTGGAGCACACCGCACCTGTCCGCTGCTTCGTCTGGGACCCACGCCGGTCACGTCTGGCGCTCTGCACCGGAAACAACAAGCTCTATCTGTGGTCCCCCGCCGGCTGTGTGGCTGTGAAGGTGGCTGTTAAAG GTGATATACAGGTCCAGTCTCTGTTCTGGCACTGCAGTGGTGAATCTCTGATCCTGTTGGGGAAGGACCAGATGTGTGTCTGCTACATGGCCACAGATGAGAA
- the wrap73 gene encoding WD repeat-containing protein WRAP73 isoform X2, producing MNFSEVFKQTNQLCKVSPDGNYLATCVQYRLVVRDVNTLQILQLYTCLDQVSHMEWSSDSLFILCAMYKRGLVQVWSLEQPDWHCKIDEGSIGLVASRWSPDGRHILNTTEFTLRITVWSLCNKSVSYIKYPKACQKGMDFSTDGRYMALAERRDCKDYISIFVCDDWHLLRHFETETQDLAGVEWSPNGCALAVWDSCLEYKMLLYSLDGRLLSTYSAYEWALGIKSVTWCPTSQFLAIGSYDEKVRILNHITWKKLIELEHPATIANSKAVVYREVENKPVIGAEDLSIHNITMGSSLFNTQSKYEIAQLPVQLPVVRPDPDRANPKIGISAVAFSTDNRYLATKNDSMAQCVWLWDMQKLSLQAVLEHTAPVRCFVWDPRRSRLALCTGNNKLYLWSPAGCVAVKVAVKGDIQVQSLFWHCSGESLILLGKDQMCVCYMATDEK from the exons ATGAATTTCTCCGAGGTGTTCAAGCAGACCAACCAGCTGTGCAAAGTCTCTCCTGATGGAAATTATTTG GCCACCTGTGTTCAGTATCGCCTGGTAGTGCGGGATGTCAACACTCTGCAGATCCTGCAGCTTTACACCTGTCTGGATCAGGTGTCCCACATGGAGTGGTCTTCAGACTCACTTTTCATTCTCTGTGCCATGTACAAACGAGGGCTGGTCCAG GTGTGGTCTCTGGAGCAACCAGACTGGCACTGTAAGATAGACGAGGGCTCGATCGGACTAGTCGCCTCACGATGGAGTCCAGACGGACGTCACATTCTCAACACAACAGAGTTTACC TTAAGAATCACCGTCTGGTCTCTTTGCAACAAATCTGTGTCCTATATCAAGTACCCTAAAGCCTGCCAGAAAG GGATGGACTTTAGTACGGATGGACGCTACATGGCTCTGGCTGAGAGACGAGACTGCAAAGATTATATTAGCATATTTGTCTGTGACGACTGGCATCTTCTGAGG CATTTTGAGACAGAAACTCAAGACTTAGCGGGAGTGGAGTGGTCCCCTAATGGCTGTGCGCTTGCCGTATGGGACTCCTGTCTTGAG TACAAGATGCTGTTGTATTCCCTGGATGGGCGTCTGCTGTCTACCTACAGTGCTTATGAATGGGCACTAGGTATCAAATCTGTCACCTGGTGTCCCACTAGTCAATTTCTGGCCATTGGTAGCTACGATGAAAAG GTTCGGATCCTCAACCACATCACCTGGAAGAAACTTATTGAATTGGAGCATCCAGCCACTATCGCCAACTCCAAAGCT GTGGTGTACAGGGAGGTGGAGAACAAGCCAGTCATTGGTGCTGAGGATTTGTCCATTCATAATATTACCATGGGAAGTTCACTATTCAACACACAGAGCAAAT ATGAGATCGCTCAACTGCCTGTCCAGCTGCCAGTGGTAAGGCCTGACCCAGATCGTGCCAACCCTAAAATCGGAATCTCTGCAGTTGCTTTCAGTACAGACAATCGCTACCTTGCAACAAAAAATG ACAGCATGGCGCAGTGTGTTTGGCTGTGGGATATGCAGAAGCTGAGTCTGCAGGCCGTACTGGAGCACACCGCACCTGTCCGCTGCTTCGTCTGGGACCCACGCCGGTCACGTCTGGCGCTCTGCACCGGAAACAACAAGCTCTATCTGTGGTCCCCCGCCGGCTGTGTGGCTGTGAAGGTGGCTGTTAAAG GTGATATACAGGTCCAGTCTCTGTTCTGGCACTGCAGTGGTGAATCTCTGATCCTGTTGGGGAAGGACCAGATGTGTGTCTGCTACATGGCCACAGATGAGAAGTGA